In the genome of Paenibacillus pabuli, the window GGCACAAAGGCTACTCCATCACCCACAAGCTTGGCTGCAAAAATCTGATCCGGCACCTCTTCAATCGGCAGCATTTTGCCCTGCACCGGAGCACAGAACAGAACTTGTTGCAGATCCCGTTCAAGCAGCTTTGCAATCTCTTCCCGGATTAATTCCGAATAGGTACCAAATACCACTTGTACGTTACCGCCACCCAGCTTGATGAGCCCTGCAGACCCCATACTCTTCATTGCAGCTGTATCAATTAACCGATCATTATGCACGGTGAGTCGAAGTCTCGTAATGCAGGCCTCTACCTGCACAATGTTTTCTTTCCCGCCCAACGCTTCCAAAATGAGAGGAGCTTGATAAGGAATGTTACCTACCCAATCTTCCAGCACCGACCCCTCTTCGCGTCCTGGTGTTGGAATCTTGAACGTACGAATCGCCCATCTGAACAGGAAATAATAGACCAACCCATATAGTATGCCAATCGGTATGAGCTTCCACGCATTCTCCGATAGATGGAAATTGAGTATGTAGTCTATAATGCCAGCCGAATAGGAGAAACCATGGCGTATATCAAGCCAGTAACTGATCCACATCGCAAGTCCTGACATGACTGCATGCACGATGAACAGATAAGGAGCCGCAAATAAAAAGGCAAACTCAATCTGCTCCGATACCCCTGTCAGAAAACAAACGAGTGCGGAAGTAAGAAATGTTTTTTTGATTTTCGGCTTCAGGTCTTCCCTTGCCTCCTGAATAATCGCAAAGGCGATGGCTGGAATCGCAAACATCATGATCGGGAATAACCCGGCCATAAAATACCCTGCTGTTGGATCGCCCGCAAAAAATCGCGGTAAATCCCCTTGTACAATATTGCCGTCTGCTGTCTCATACGTCCCCAGTTGGAACCAGAACACATTGTTCAGCAGATGGTGCAGTCCGAAGGCCACCAGCACCCTGTACAAAACCCCATATATAAACAGCCCAAAACCGCCGAGACTGTATTCCCAAGTGGCGATGGCGTTCAATGCATGCTGCAGAATAGGTGCGATCCATAACATAAAGAAGGAGAACAGTGCTGAGCACAGCCCAACGATAAGCAAGACAAACCTGGAACCACCAAAAAACTGTAAGATTTCTGGAAGTTTAATACTTTTGAAGCGATTATGCGTCAACCCGGCAAGTGCGCCGAGAATAATTCCGATTAAGGAAGCAGGTTGAACGGTGCCATCCCCGAAATTGCGAGTTACCTGATCATATATCACAATACCCGCCAGCGCAGCTAGTCCTGCTTGTCCGGCCTGGTTGGAGAGTCCCAGCGCTACACCGACAGCGAACAAATACGGCAAAAAATAAAAAATACCGTGTCCGGCCACGGTAGACACTTCACCAACAACTTTCAATCCCCAGGCGTCCCAGGGCAAACTGCCAACACTCAGCAAAATTGCGGCGGCGGGCAGGACCATTGTAGGCAGCATTACCGCTCGTCCGAGCTGCTGCAAGGATCCGAGCCAATTCATGGCGACCTCTCCTTTCTATCCTAGATGGTAAGCTTTACGCAACGTTTTGTCAAAGCAAAACAGTAACCTATTGGTAATTTATTCTATACCCAAATTTCACAACAGAAAAAAACCCGTCAACACGAGTGGTCAAGACCCCATTTAGTAGACATTATAAAAAGACCCTAGGCTGCAAACTGGCGTCGGTACTCTACCGGCGTCAGTTTCTTTAGTTTCCGTTGTGGCCGTTTTCGGTTGTAAAAACGGATATATTTTTCAATTTTGCTTTGTGCTTCGGTAAGCGTTCGGATATGATAAGGATAGAGTCCTTCCGTTTTGAGATGCGAGAAGAAACTCTCCATCGAGGCATTGTCATAACAATTCCCTCGGCGAGACATGCTGATTCGGGCGCCAACCTTTGGCAGCATGTCGTGGTAAGCATGAGACGTGTACTGGAACCCCTGGTCGCTGTGAACGACCAGTCCGGTCACGTTTTTTTGCTTCGCAAACGCTTTGCTGAATGTGCGGAGCACGAGATCATTGTCGTTACGTTCGCCCATTTCGTAAGCCACAATCTCGTTATTAAACAGATCCTTTATGGCTGAAAGATATATCCAGCGCTCTCCCACACGATACTGGGTAATGTCCGTTACCCATTTCTGATTCGGTTTTTCTGCACTGAAATCTCGCTTCAACAGGTTCTCTGCTACACGCTGCGCAGGTGCATACGAGCTGCTGGAGCGTCGTTTACGACGAATTCTGGCTTGAATACCGAGCATTTGCATCAGGCGGAGCACCTTTTTGTGGTTCATCCAAATCCCTTGATCTTGCCAAAGGAACAACTGGAGCTGTCGATAACCATATTTGCCTTCATATCGTTGATACGTTTGAAGCACCTGCTTCTTCGCCTTTGCATCGCGATCGATTCGTTTACGTTTTACATAGGCATAAAACCCACTCCGGGACACGCCAAACACATGGCATAGTTTCTGGATATCACCGTATGCCGCTACTTTTTCCATGATCTGAAATCTTTCTTGTTTGCTTCCTCCTTCCAGGTTACCAAGCACTTTTTTAGCAACTCATTCTCCCGTTTCAGGTTTTGCACATAGCGGTCTTGATCCATGTATTCTTTTCGGCGACCTCGTTGATCCAACAGTCCAAACTCGCCTTGTTCCCGGTGTTTTCGCATCCAGCGCTTCATTCGTCCCGGGTCATGAATTCCCAAATGTTCATTTATCTTTCGGTAAGTCCACCCCTCAACCGTATGCAAACGAATAGCCTCTTTTTTTAACTTCTCTGAATACGTTTTAAACTTTTGTCCTTTAATCGTCATAAAAAATGCACCCCCTAGAATTTCATCGGCTAAACCCAGGGGTTTTTCCAATGTCTATTCTAAGGGGTGCACTTCACGAGGTTAACGGGATTTTTTAGTGATTGAGATTTAACCGCGTCCAGCACCGCGCAGAACGATGGAATCCTCTACCTTGATACAACGATTCGTTACCGCTGTCATGCCGTTCTCAGCAGCAATCTGTACGGCTTCATCGCTGTGGATACCAAGCTGAAGCCACAATACATTTGCTTTGATTGCCGCAGCTTCACGAGCGACATCCGCGCAAAATTCATCGCGGCGGAATACATTCACAATATCTACCGGCTCAGGTATATCTGCGAGGGTCGCATATACCGTCTCCCCGAGAATCTCACCTTGTACCAGCGGATTTACCGGGATGATGCGATAACCTCTGCTTTGCATGGCTTCCGCTACCATATAGGAAGTGCGATCTGATTTGTCCGATAAGCCGACGACTGCGATGTTGCCTGCCTTGCGTAAAAGTTGTCCAATTTCTTCACGAGTAGGGTTGTTAAATTCCATGTTCAAGCACCATCCTTTTCTGCTTAAAGTGCGTGTTCAAAAAGACCGATGCCTCCAGGCCATCCTTCGTAATCAAAAGCGGTTTTTTGAACAACTGCTTAACGTGTTATTTTACTCTTTTACCCATTGAACCGAGGCGCCAAGCGCCTGCAAATGATCGAAATATTGAGGATAAGACTTGGCTACATGGTGTGCATCCCGAATCCGAAGCGGTTCTTTGGCACGCAGACCAACAACGGTCAATGCCATAATTACGCGATGATCGTAGTGAGCGTTAATCTCAACGCCGCCTTCGACGCCTTCCGGACGACCATGTACGATAATCTCGGCCTGGCGTTCCTCGACGTTGGCTCCCGCCTTCCGCAGTTCGTTCAAATAATCCGTAATTCGGTCACATTCCTTGTAACGTAAGTTCTCTACATTATAAAACCGTGAGGTGCCTTCCGCAAACACAGCTGCCGCTACCATCGCCAAAACCGCGTCTGTCGCGGCATCTCCGTCGAATTCCACCGCTTTTAATCTACCGTTACCTTGAACATGTACCACATCGTTCTCATGCGTCAGCGGCACTTCCATCATGCGCAGAACATCAACAATGGCACGCTCACCTTGTTTGCTCTGTTCCATCAATCGCAAAATTTTAACATCCGATTGGGTGACAGCCGCGGCCGCGAGGACAGCTGCTGAACCCGGATAGTCCCCTTGAACCGTATATGTTTGTGGTTTATAGGCTTGGCCGCCAGGTACGCGGAAGGACATGTAATCATCACTCGCATGAATGACGATACCCGCCTGTTCCAGTACTTCCAGCGTCTGACCAATAACCACTTTGGATTTCAAGTCATTTAATACTTCAATTGTGCTCTCTTCGGCCAGAAGAGGAGTTACAAAGAGCAACGCGCTCAAATACTGGGAGCTGACCGAACCGGATACACGGATATGTCCACCCTTGGCCTGGCCCCCTTTAATCGTAATTGGCAGACGTCCTTGCTCGTGCTGAACCTCAACACCCAGCTGACCAAGCGCATCGATCAAATCATCATGTGGACGTTTGCCAAGAGAATCCGGGTACGTATTTACAAACGTCACCTCAGGACAAAGTGCCGTTACCCCCATCAGGAAACGCAGCACTGCACCCGCATTGCCTACATTCAGTTCGCGCACATCACGTGGATGGCTACCGAAGCCCTTAATGATGATTTTGCTGTCATCTTCTTCAAGTTCCGCTCCGAGATCGCGAATACATCTGCGCATAGCGTCACTATCTTCACTGTGGGCCGGGTAATGGATTGTACTCGTGCCTTCTGCAAGCGCAGCAGCAAGCAAATAGCGTGTGGTATAGTTTTTGGAAGACAAAGCTCCAATTTCCCCGTTCAGGGATGGGGTTGGTTTAACAATAACGTCCATAGTTGAAATTCTCCTTCATTGATTATAATGTGCTTCGTTAGATGTTCCTGTTGCGTATCTGGTTCAGAACACATGCGGTGATGCTGTACTGCCAAATTGACATTCCATACATCGCTTGGGTATCATTATAGGCGTTAAGTCCATACAGAAAAGAGGACCTGAATATGACACAAATTGCTGAAATTGAACCTTCTGAGCTGCGCCGCCGTTTGCAGGCGGGAGAGAAGCTGCAGATGATAGACGTCCGTGAGGACGAAGAAGTCGCCCAAGGCATGATCGAGGGAGCCAAACATATCCCGCTTGGACAGATTCCGGACAGATTGTCCGAAATTCAAAAGTCCGGTGAGATTATTCTGATCTGCCGCAGTGGATACCGCAGCGAGCGTGCCTGTGAGTATTTGCAGCAGCTCGGATATGATGGCTGTACCAATATGGTTGGCGGCATGTTGCAATGGCAGCAGGAAGACTAAAAAAGCATCAGGATCGGGATAAAAGGTTAGGAGAGTTTGCAGGTAGCTGTTCTCAATAACCACTGTGCGTCCCGATCCCTTACAGTCAGTCAAACGGGCCAATCGGCCCGTTTTTCATATCCATCTACCACGATCCATGGCCACATTCACGACTTTAAATTATTGGGCATATCTTCTTTCGTATGCAAAATGTATCCCACTCCATGCATCGTCCTGCACCCATGTGTACAGTCTATCCATACACTTCAACTGAAAAGAAATGAAATAATTACAAGCTTAGACGCGGTAATGCGCTAAAATTAAACGAGTCACTTCAGAAGCGGATAACTCCGTTGTATCCACTGTGTAATGCGCAAACCGGTATGCGTCCTTACGTTCCTCCATAATGGTCTGAATGCGTTCCTCGGCATTGCCTGCCAAAAGCGGACGGTTATCACAACCGCTGACGCGTTCTACGATCACTGCCGGATCAGCAGTCAGGGCAACGACCCATCCGTTCTTCGACATAACATCACAGTTGTCGGAACGCAGAACTACACCGCCTCCGGTTGCAATTACCTGCGCCTTTTTCTCCAGGACCGAACACAGCATGCGGCTCTCGGCATCGCGGAAATACGTCTCTCCCTTGCCTGTGAACAACTCAGGAATCGTACATCCTTCCTCTTTCTCCACCGCGGCGTCCACATCAATCAGTCGGTAACCCAGCTCGCGTGCGAGCATGTCAGCCACGGTTGATTTGCCAGTTCCCATCATGCCGATGAGAATAATATTGTTAGACTTGCTCAAGGTGTACACTCCTTTAATTCAAGCAATTCGTGAGCACTTTTGTCCTATCATAACACAGCCCTTCGGACTGGGGAAGGCCATAGTGGCCGACTTCCATTATAAGCATCCGCAAGCAGTTCATATCCCCGAACTAAAGCATCTCAGGTTCATAAAATAGAGGACCAACTTACACATACGATAAAAAAGAGACCTGGAGTTCATCGGTATGAACCGACTCTCCAAGTCCCCTATCAAATTCTTGAGTCTCTCAACAGACCAGAGCTCCTGATCCAGGATGCAATAGCCATATCTCGCTGACTCGCTCGCGTATAGGTGCTATTCCATCCAGTTGTGGTGGAAGCTGCCTTCTTTGTCCAGACGTTTGAACGTATGAGCACCAAAGTAGTCACGTTGTGCTTGCAACAAGTTCGCAGGCAAACGCTCTGTGCGGTAGCTATCGTAGTAGGACAGTGCACTGGAGAATCCAGGAACCGGAACGCCTTGAGTTACTGCAGCTGCCACAACTTCACGCCATGCACCTTGGTAGGATTCAACAATGTTTTGGAAGTATGGGTCCAGAAGCAGGTTTTTCAGTGCTGCATCCTTGTCATATGCTTCCTTGATGTTTTGCAGGAACTGCGAACGGATGATACAGCCACCTCGGAAGATCATGGCGATGTTGCCGTATTTCAGATCCCAGCCGTACTCGTCGGAAGCTGCGCGCATTTGGGCAAAGCCTTGTGCGTAAGATACGATTTTACTTGCAAACAGCGCTTTGCGCACATTCTCGATGAACGCTTTTTTGTCGCCAGAGAATGCTTCAACCGCAGGTCCGTTCAATATTTTGCTTGCCGCCACACGCTCGTCTTTCATTGCAGACAGGAAACGGGAGAATACGGATTCCGTAATCATGGACAAAGGTACACCCAGATCCAGTGCGCTTTGGCTTGTCCATTTGCCTGTTCCTTTTTGTCCGGCTGCATCCAGAATGACATCAACCATCGGTTTGCCTGTTTCCGGATCGTATTTGGAGAAAATGTCTGCCGTAATCTCGATCAGATAGCTGTCGAGTTCACCTTTGTTCCAGTCCGTGAAGATTTCGTGCAGTTCCTCTACAGAAACGTTCAATACGGATTTGAGCAGGTGGTACGCCTCACCGATCAACTGCATATCTCCGTATTCGATACCGTTATGCACCATTTTCACATAGTGTCCGGCACCATCTGGTCCGATATATGTACAACAAGGATCGTCACCGACTTTGGCCGAAATGGCTGTCAGGATCGGTTCAACCAGCTTGTACGCACTCTCTTGTCCACCTGGCATGATTGCCGGGCCTTTCAACGCGCCTTCTTCCCCACCCGATACGCCTGTACCGATGAAGCGAATGCCTTTGTCTTCCAGCTCTTTGCTGCGACGTTGAGTGTCAGGGAAGTATGCGTTACCGCCATCAATGATGATGTCGCCCTCATCCAGATGAGGAAGCAGTTGTTCAATGGTTGCGTCGGTTGCATAACCGGCTTGTACCATGATCAGGATTTTGCGCGGGGATTCCAGGGATGCCACAAACTCTTCAATGGAGAATGTGCCTGTCAGGTTTTTACCTTCGGCTTCTTTCAGAAGATCGTTGGTTTTCTCCGGGGAACGGTTAAACACCGATACCGTGAAACCTCTGCTTTCAATGTTAAGGGCCAAATTTTTGCCCATTACTGCAAGTCCAATGACACCGATCTGTTGTTTCGCCATCTGGTCCTCCATCCTTTGCTCCAATTAATTTTATTGAAATAAATTCTCAACAATACCCCCATTTTAACGGTTTTACGCATAGAAGTGAACCCCGGACCATGGTCACACAGCGATAAAACACCCCAATTGCCTGAGGTGTTCATCGTATTTTCATAAATACAGCGTTATATTTCAGCCTTCCAGCATCAACATGTGTCCTGACAACCGCTTTAAGACTTCACGACAGGCATTTGCTTTCTCGGTATTATTCATCTGAATGGCGGCATGCAGACGCTCCAGTTCATCGTCCACCTCCATGCGCAGCAGCATGAGCCGCTCCTCGCCTTCGCGCGAGAGGAACATTTCTTCCATTTCTTCCGCCGTCGGCGCAGGTTCCTTTTGAAAAATAACACGCTGTTTGAACCCGGATACTTCAACGAGACGAATGACTTCTCCAAACAAAATGTTCTCCACGGTCATCTGCTGATCCTTAAA includes:
- a CDS encoding glucose PTS transporter subunit IIA, coding for MNWLGSLQQLGRAVMLPTMVLPAAAILLSVGSLPWDAWGLKVVGEVSTVAGHGIFYFLPYLFAVGVALGLSNQAGQAGLAALAGIVIYDQVTRNFGDGTVQPASLIGIILGALAGLTHNRFKSIKLPEILQFFGGSRFVLLIVGLCSALFSFFMLWIAPILQHALNAIATWEYSLGGFGLFIYGVLYRVLVAFGLHHLLNNVFWFQLGTYETADGNIVQGDLPRFFAGDPTAGYFMAGLFPIMMFAIPAIAFAIIQEAREDLKPKIKKTFLTSALVCFLTGVSEQIEFAFLFAAPYLFIVHAVMSGLAMWISYWLDIRHGFSYSAGIIDYILNFHLSENAWKLIPIGILYGLVYYFLFRWAIRTFKIPTPGREEGSVLEDWVGNIPYQAPLILEALGGKENIVQVEACITRLRLTVHNDRLIDTAAMKSMGSAGLIKLGGGNVQVVFGTYSELIREEIAKLLERDLQQVLFCAPVQGKMLPIEEVPDQIFAAKLVGDGVAFVPEKGELVSPVYGTIMHMYPTMHALGISTREGLEVLLHIGIDTSQLKGHFEAFVQEGDTVEPGQLLIKFDLAVLRAEAASLTTPMVITNPDRVKSWSFAPFKQVKKGQASVMSVVLYDRNVGGVE
- a CDS encoding IS3 family transposase; this encodes MEKVAAYGDIQKLCHVFGVSRSGFYAYVKRKRIDRDAKAKKQVLQTYQRYEGKYGYRQLQLFLWQDQGIWMNHKKVLRLMQMLGIQARIRRKRRSSSSYAPAQRVAENLLKRDFSAEKPNQKWVTDITQYRVGERWIYLSAIKDLFNNEIVAYEMGERNDNDLVLRTFSKAFAKQKNVTGLVVHSDQGFQYTSHAYHDMLPKVGARISMSRRGNCYDNASMESFFSHLKTEGLYPYHIRTLTEAQSKIEKYIRFYNRKRPQRKLKKLTPVEYRRQFAA
- a CDS encoding transposase translates to MTIKGQKFKTYSEKLKKEAIRLHTVEGWTYRKINEHLGIHDPGRMKRWMRKHREQGEFGLLDQRGRRKEYMDQDRYVQNLKRENELLKKCLVTWKEEANKKDFRSWKK
- a CDS encoding CoA-binding protein; amino-acid sequence: MEFNNPTREEIGQLLRKAGNIAVVGLSDKSDRTSYMVAEAMQSRGYRIIPVNPLVQGEILGETVYATLADIPEPVDIVNVFRRDEFCADVAREAAAIKANVLWLQLGIHSDEAVQIAAENGMTAVTNRCIKVEDSIVLRGAGRG
- the aroA gene encoding 3-phosphoshikimate 1-carboxyvinyltransferase gives rise to the protein MDVIVKPTPSLNGEIGALSSKNYTTRYLLAAALAEGTSTIHYPAHSEDSDAMRRCIRDLGAELEEDDSKIIIKGFGSHPRDVRELNVGNAGAVLRFLMGVTALCPEVTFVNTYPDSLGKRPHDDLIDALGQLGVEVQHEQGRLPITIKGGQAKGGHIRVSGSVSSQYLSALLFVTPLLAEESTIEVLNDLKSKVVIGQTLEVLEQAGIVIHASDDYMSFRVPGGQAYKPQTYTVQGDYPGSAAVLAAAAVTQSDVKILRLMEQSKQGERAIVDVLRMMEVPLTHENDVVHVQGNGRLKAVEFDGDAATDAVLAMVAAAVFAEGTSRFYNVENLRYKECDRITDYLNELRKAGANVEERQAEIIVHGRPEGVEGGVEINAHYDHRVIMALTVVGLRAKEPLRIRDAHHVAKSYPQYFDHLQALGASVQWVKE
- a CDS encoding rhodanese-like domain-containing protein; the protein is MTQIAEIEPSELRRRLQAGEKLQMIDVREDEEVAQGMIEGAKHIPLGQIPDRLSEIQKSGEIILICRSGYRSERACEYLQQLGYDGCTNMVGGMLQWQQED
- a CDS encoding shikimate kinase; this encodes MSKSNNIILIGMMGTGKSTVADMLARELGYRLIDVDAAVEKEEGCTIPELFTGKGETYFRDAESRMLCSVLEKKAQVIATGGGVVLRSDNCDVMSKNGWVVALTADPAVIVERVSGCDNRPLLAGNAEERIQTIMEERKDAYRFAHYTVDTTELSASEVTRLILAHYRV
- the gndA gene encoding NADP-dependent phosphogluconate dehydrogenase — its product is MAKQQIGVIGLAVMGKNLALNIESRGFTVSVFNRSPEKTNDLLKEAEGKNLTGTFSIEEFVASLESPRKILIMVQAGYATDATIEQLLPHLDEGDIIIDGGNAYFPDTQRRSKELEDKGIRFIGTGVSGGEEGALKGPAIMPGGQESAYKLVEPILTAISAKVGDDPCCTYIGPDGAGHYVKMVHNGIEYGDMQLIGEAYHLLKSVLNVSVEELHEIFTDWNKGELDSYLIEITADIFSKYDPETGKPMVDVILDAAGQKGTGKWTSQSALDLGVPLSMITESVFSRFLSAMKDERVAASKILNGPAVEAFSGDKKAFIENVRKALFASKIVSYAQGFAQMRAASDEYGWDLKYGNIAMIFRGGCIIRSQFLQNIKEAYDKDAALKNLLLDPYFQNIVESYQGAWREVVAAAVTQGVPVPGFSSALSYYDSYRTERLPANLLQAQRDYFGAHTFKRLDKEGSFHHNWME